In Panacibacter ginsenosidivorans, the following proteins share a genomic window:
- a CDS encoding response regulator transcription factor, whose protein sequence is MILIVDDSYLIIERLTDMLNELEQVDSISHAFTVTAALEILEQTTPDIILLDINLPDTSGIELLRIVKEKYPSITVAMLTNNANDYYRQLCLKLGADHFVDKSKDFDMIPDIITALEA, encoded by the coding sequence ATGATACTTATTGTGGATGATTCATATCTGATTATTGAGAGGTTGACTGATATGCTTAATGAACTTGAGCAGGTGGATTCTATTTCCCATGCATTTACTGTTACTGCCGCACTTGAAATACTGGAACAAACAACACCTGATATTATTCTTCTTGACATTAACCTGCCAGACACAAGCGGCATCGAACTATTGCGTATTGTAAAAGAAAAGTACCCCTCCATTACAGTAGCAATGCTTACCAATAATGCAAATGACTATTACCGCCAGTTATGTTTAAAACTTGGCGCAGATCATTTTGTAGATAAATCAAAAGATTTTGATATGATTCCCGATATAATAACTGCTCTAGAAGCATAA
- a CDS encoding response regulator codes for MLRILIADDHTVVRRGLKQILLDEFPTADVQEAADADILLKKVMKEEWDVVISDLSMPGRSGMEALQQIKLHNPKLPVLILSVHAEEHYAIRVLKAGASGYLNKESAPEELIKAIHRVLLGKKYITPSIAEQLASSLDKDNEKPLHEYLSDREFEVLKLLASGKAVSDIADQMSLSVTTVSTYRARIMAKMNLKTNADLTLYAIENKLI; via the coding sequence ATGCTACGGATACTTATTGCAGACGATCATACGGTTGTTAGACGTGGACTAAAACAGATATTGCTGGATGAATTTCCCACTGCAGATGTTCAGGAAGCTGCGGATGCAGATATCCTTCTTAAAAAAGTGATGAAAGAAGAATGGGATGTGGTAATATCAGATCTCTCTATGCCGGGACGATCCGGTATGGAAGCATTACAGCAAATAAAATTACATAACCCAAAATTACCTGTATTAATATTGAGTGTGCATGCAGAAGAGCATTATGCCATAAGGGTCTTAAAGGCAGGAGCATCAGGTTATCTTAATAAAGAATCTGCGCCGGAAGAATTAATAAAAGCAATACATCGTGTATTACTCGGTAAAAAATATATAACACCATCCATTGCAGAACAACTTGCCTCAAGTCTTGATAAAGACAATGAAAAACCATTACATGAATACCTTTCAGACCGTGAGTTTGAAGTTTTAAAATTACTGGCATCCGGCAAGGCGGTTTCAGATATTGCAGATCAAATGTCGTTAAGCGTTACAACTGTAAGTACTTACAGGGCACGCATAATGGCCAAAATGAATCTTAAAACAAATGCAGACCTTACTCTATACGCCATAGAAAATAAACTCATTTAA
- a CDS encoding 1-phosphofructokinase family hexose kinase: MPSIITITVNPCIDKSCSVERIMPEKKLRCGVPKFEPGGGGINVSRAIQKLGGSSLPVFLGGGPVCIMLQQLLEKENIYPHIIPIKDNTRENFIVHETSTGNQYRFGMPGPSVAENELQQCIDFIAGLQADYVVASGSLTPNAPVDFFARIGKVIRYTNTKYIVDTSGDAIKHALQQGIYLWKPNLGELSAYAGYDELSADTAVEAARKVIAAKNAEVIVVSMGAAGALLVTKDITERFAAPVVKRKSTVGAGDSMVAGIVYSIANGKPLSDAVRYGVMCGTAATMNYGTELCRKEDVEYLYNQHY; encoded by the coding sequence ATGCCTTCCATCATTACTATAACTGTAAACCCATGTATTGATAAAAGCTGCAGTGTAGAAAGGATAATGCCGGAAAAAAAATTACGTTGCGGTGTTCCTAAATTTGAACCGGGTGGTGGTGGTATCAATGTTAGCCGTGCTATTCAAAAGCTTGGAGGATCTTCATTACCAGTTTTTCTCGGTGGCGGCCCGGTTTGTATAATGCTGCAACAATTGCTGGAAAAAGAAAATATATACCCCCATATTATTCCCATAAAGGATAATACAAGAGAAAATTTTATTGTACATGAAACATCAACCGGCAACCAATACAGGTTTGGTATGCCCGGACCTTCGGTAGCAGAAAATGAATTACAGCAATGCATAGATTTTATTGCTGGTTTGCAAGCCGATTACGTTGTAGCAAGTGGTAGCCTGACGCCAAACGCACCAGTGGATTTCTTTGCAAGAATTGGCAAGGTAATTAGATATACCAATACAAAATATATAGTAGATACATCCGGCGATGCTATAAAACACGCATTACAACAAGGTATTTACCTGTGGAAACCCAATCTGGGTGAGTTAAGTGCCTATGCGGGTTACGATGAATTATCTGCTGATACTGCTGTAGAAGCAGCGAGAAAAGTTATTGCCGCAAAAAATGCAGAAGTGATCGTGGTCTCGATGGGGGCTGCAGGTGCTTTGCTTGTAACAAAAGATATTACTGAACGTTTTGCTGCCCCTGTTGTAAAAAGAAAAAGTACAGTTGGCGCCGGCGACAGTATGGTGGCAGGCATCGTTTACAGCATTGCCAATGGCAAACCCCTGAGCGATGCAGTAAGATACGGTGTAATGTGCGG
- a CDS encoding PAS domain-containing sensor histidine kinase, which produces MGLSEQFNAFSEDSFSALLELSKDRAVLLLDRTGKIISCNKSAEKTIGYTMHEMCGLTFCALCGNEKGEADYLNALEAAKNNGAYINKESCRRKDGSIFSVIISITALPGIKEDTANFTLILDTPSGINKITNTLHLAGLIERTADAILSTDLEFKIISWNKAAEKIYGYSKEEVTGMLLKDVVRPNLTKEIYKSIDDGIKQNGFWIGEVMHMNRDGHALEIEESISVTKDKNNKTDGYVWICRDITAFKKNERQLLQMSRLIENTNDAIYSTTSYNIILSWNKAAEEMYGYKAAEVLNKTVDEILQPQMTDEARIQIRTTIGEKGYWKGEVNHKRKDGTIFPVLISVTVVRNSEGGIHEFLCLCTDVTEVKNAVQRKSEKILLKEKELSDSIINSLPGIFYLFDSNGKFLRWNKRFEAVSGYSSEEISEMTPDMFFEGEDKIFVGEKIKLVFTEGYADVEADFVSKNKNTTPYYFNGIFGMYDERPCLIGMGIDISERKKAEKELFDSEQKYKMLFENNPLPMWMFTVPERHIIEVNNAAVSHYGYTRTEFLSLNLLDLRPEEDKAIFLEETKTSATGIRRAGIWRHKKKDGTTIYVEIFRDDIIYKGHPVRLVLSNDITEKFITEQRLKESHEELRGLASHLQDIREEERSVIAREIHDELGQQITGLKMDVSWISKRLKGEDEAVNQKIKNVLTLLDETVKTVRKIATELRPSILDDLGLIDALQWYSLEFERRFGIPVSFRTVIEEVQTGKNIAIGLFRIYQESLTNVARHSGASFVSTAVDIKENILRLTITDNGKGFDAGTTGNRKTLGLLGMKERTLMMGGVYEINSMPGEGTTVNVSVPLQAT; this is translated from the coding sequence ATGGGATTATCAGAACAATTCAATGCATTTAGCGAAGATAGTTTTAGTGCGTTATTGGAGCTTTCAAAAGACCGTGCGGTTCTTTTGCTCGATCGCACTGGTAAAATTATCAGTTGTAACAAGAGTGCAGAAAAAACTATAGGGTATACCATGCATGAAATGTGTGGCCTGACTTTTTGTGCTTTGTGTGGAAACGAAAAGGGTGAAGCTGATTATTTAAACGCACTTGAAGCCGCAAAAAATAATGGGGCTTACATCAATAAGGAATCTTGCAGAAGAAAAGACGGAAGTATCTTTTCTGTGATAATAAGTATAACTGCACTACCTGGTATAAAAGAAGACACAGCAAATTTTACGCTTATACTTGATACACCTTCGGGAATTAATAAGATAACCAATACATTGCATCTTGCCGGATTGATAGAAAGAACAGCAGATGCAATACTTTCTACAGATCTGGAATTTAAAATAATAAGCTGGAATAAAGCCGCTGAAAAAATATATGGGTACAGCAAAGAAGAAGTAACGGGTATGCTTCTTAAGGATGTAGTAAGACCTAACCTTACCAAAGAAATTTATAAAAGCATTGATGACGGAATTAAACAAAATGGTTTTTGGATAGGTGAGGTTATGCATATGAACAGGGATGGGCATGCACTGGAAATAGAAGAATCTATTTCTGTAACAAAAGATAAAAACAACAAGACAGACGGCTATGTTTGGATATGCAGGGATATAACGGCTTTTAAGAAGAATGAACGACAGCTTTTGCAAATGTCGAGGCTCATCGAAAATACCAATGATGCAATTTACTCAACCACTTCGTACAATATAATATTAAGCTGGAACAAAGCTGCAGAAGAAATGTATGGTTATAAGGCTGCAGAAGTATTGAATAAAACTGTCGATGAAATACTTCAACCTCAGATGACAGATGAGGCACGTATACAGATAAGAACAACGATTGGAGAAAAAGGATATTGGAAAGGAGAAGTAAATCATAAAAGGAAAGATGGTACTATATTTCCTGTTCTTATATCTGTAACAGTTGTAAGAAATTCCGAAGGGGGTATTCATGAGTTTTTGTGTTTGTGCACAGATGTTACTGAAGTAAAAAATGCAGTACAAAGAAAGTCTGAAAAAATATTATTGAAAGAAAAAGAACTTTCAGATTCTATTATCAACAGCTTGCCTGGTATCTTTTATTTATTTGATTCTAATGGCAAATTTTTGCGATGGAATAAACGGTTTGAGGCCGTTTCCGGTTACAGCAGTGAAGAGATAAGCGAAATGACGCCCGATATGTTCTTTGAAGGAGAGGATAAAATATTTGTTGGTGAAAAGATAAAGCTTGTTTTTACAGAGGGGTATGCTGATGTGGAAGCTGATTTTGTAAGTAAAAATAAAAATACAACCCCCTATTATTTTAATGGTATTTTCGGAATGTATGATGAAAGGCCCTGCCTAATAGGAATGGGCATAGATATAAGTGAAAGAAAAAAAGCAGAAAAAGAATTATTTGATTCGGAGCAGAAATATAAAATGCTCTTCGAGAATAATCCTTTGCCTATGTGGATGTTTACAGTTCCGGAAAGGCACATTATAGAAGTCAATAATGCTGCAGTTAGCCACTATGGATATACGAGAACTGAATTTCTCAGTCTTAATCTGCTGGATTTACGGCCTGAAGAAGACAAGGCGATCTTTTTGGAAGAAACAAAAACATCAGCAACAGGTATTCGCCGCGCAGGTATATGGCGCCATAAAAAGAAAGATGGAACAACTATATATGTAGAGATATTCAGGGATGATATTATTTATAAAGGACACCCGGTAAGATTGGTACTTTCAAATGATATAACAGAAAAGTTTATAACGGAACAAAGACTAAAAGAATCACATGAGGAACTCAGAGGGCTTGCATCACATCTCCAGGATATAAGAGAAGAAGAAAGATCTGTTATTGCACGTGAAATACATGATGAGCTGGGGCAACAGATCACAGGGCTTAAAATGGATGTATCCTGGATATCAAAAAGGTTAAAAGGAGAAGATGAAGCTGTTAATCAAAAAATAAAGAACGTGTTGACATTACTTGATGAAACAGTAAAAACCGTAAGGAAAATAGCTACAGAGCTACGGCCAAGTATACTCGATGACCTTGGCCTTATAGATGCATTACAATGGTATAGCCTTGAATTTGAAAGACGTTTTGGAATACCTGTAAGTTTTAGAACAGTTATTGAAGAAGTGCAAACAGGAAAAAATATAGCGATAGGTTTATTCCGTATATACCAGGAATCGCTTACCAATGTAGCACGTCATTCCGGTGCATCATTTGTAAGTACAGCAGTGGATATAAAAGAGAATATATTAAGGTTAACTATTACAGATAATGGAAAAGGATTTGATGCAGGTACAACGGGTAACAGAAAAACATTGGGCCTTCTAGGAATGAAAGAACGCACTTTAATGATGGGAGGTGTATACGAGATAAACAGCATGCCGGGTGAAGGCACTACGGTAAATGTATCTGTACCCTTACAAGCTACATAG